The genomic segment AGTGGAATCCTGACCCGGTCCGCTGCCCACCAGAATCATGTCCACATCCTTGTTCCCGGAAATCCTGCGCTGAAAAAGCTTGAGCGGCACAAGGATTACATCATCCTGCTCTTTGCCGACCATGGAACCGCCTTTTGATTTCAGCACCCCTACAACCTGATAGGCAAAACGGTCGATGCGTACAGAATTGCCGACGGGGTCCAGCCCCTTGAACAGAGTCTTACTGACCTTCTCCCCGATGATGCAGACCGACTTCCCGGCCTTTTCTTCTCTGGGACTGAAGAACCTGCCGGAACTGGCCTCCCATTTCCGGATCATAAAATAACTGCTTTCAGTCCCGGTGACGGCCGTGCGGCAATTGTTGTTTCCGTAAACCGCAACCACTGCCGACTCGGTAACCGGTGCAACTCCCAGACAATCGGGAAATTCGCGTTTAAGGGTCTCCACGTCCGCATTTTTGAAGGGCACAATATTGGTGGTTTCCCCGGCAAAACCGACCCCGTTCTCTTCTTCCGGGGTGATGATGATCATCCTGCTGCCGAGGCTGGAAATCTCATTGGTCAACTTACGGCTGGCCCCCTGCCCGATGACCACCACGGAAATCACCGAGCTTACGCCGATAACAATGCCCAGAACCGTAAGGCAGGAACGCAGCTTGTTACGCCACAGAGCACGGAATGAAAGCATTACAGACTGCAAAAACATCAATGCCCCTCCCTAACTATCCTCCCGTCACGGAACTGGATTGTCCGCGAGGCCCAGAGTGCCATTTCCGGCTCATGGGTAACCATGACCACGGTGATACCCTGCTCTGCCTGCAAGGAGGAAAGCAACTCCATAATCTCGGTACTGCGTTCGGAATCAAGGTTCCCGGTGGGTTCATCAGCAAGCAGCAGAAAAGGATTACAAACTATGGCCCGGGCAATGGCCACCCGCTGCTGCTGGCCGCCGGACATCTCGGAAGTGGTGTGCAGGGCACGGTCCCCGAGACCGACCTTATCCAGTGCCGCATGGGCCATTTTGCGCCGCTCCTTCTTGCCGATGCCTCGATAGACAAGGGGAAGCTCCACATTTTCAACAGCAGTAGTCCTGCTGAGCAGATTGAAACCCTGAAAAACAAATCCCAGATACTGCTGCCGCAAACGGGCCTTCTGATTCCGGTTAAGGGAGGTTATCTCAAGCCCCTCAAAGGAATATGAACCGGAACTGGGGCTGTCCAGACAGCCGAGGATATTCATGGTCGTTGATTTGCCTGAACCGGAACTGCCCATGACCGCCACAAACTCACCGTTGTTGATGGTCATATCAATACCGTCCAGAGCACGGACTTCAACCCCGCCCGTATTGTAGATCCGGGAAACATTTTTCAGCTCAATCATTATCCTGCCCGCCTATTCAAATGAAAAGGACATACTGTTCTCCGCAACATTCTCAATGCGCGAGAGCACAATTTCATCCCCGGCCGCCAATTCATCGCTGCGAATTTCTGTGAAACGTCCGTCAGAGCTGCCTTTGTCGACTTCAACCCGCTCCGGAAAACCGTCCCTGAGTAACCAGACATTTGCATTTTTAGGGGAAGGAGTATTCCGGGACTCCTCAGGAACGGTCTCCGGCGGAGTAAAACGCAAGGCAGCATTGGGAACCAGCAGCTTGTCCCGCACTTTCCGGGTTTCAATTTTTGCCGCTGCGGTCATGCCCGGCCTTAAAGCCAGATCGGAATTCTTAACCGCAAAAATACCCACATAAGTCACCACGCCCTGCACTCGCTGCGGAGAAAAACGGAGCTTTTCCAACACGCCCCTGAACTTGCGTTCCGGGTAGGCGTCCACAGTAAAAACCGCCTGCTGCCCCGGTTTGATGCGGCCCACATCCGCCTCATCAATATTCAACTCAAGGCGCATATCCTTCAGCCCGGCGGCAATGGTGAAAAGTTCCGGGGTCTGCAGATTTGAAGAAACAGCCTGCCCCCGCTCCACATGACGCACCAGCACCAGCCCGTCGATAGGCGAGACTATGACCGCCTTTTTAAGGTTGGCCTCGGCTTCCAGCAGATTTGCGCGGGCCTGCTTGACCTGAGCCCTTGCTCCGGCAAGTTCTGCCGAAGCAAGCTTCTCTGCTGTACGGGAACTGTCCAGAGCCTTCTGGGAAACCGCATTTCCAGACCGCAATTTTCTGGTACGTCTGTGCTCCACACTCTTGTCATCAAGGGCGGCTTCACATTTCAAAACCGTCGCCTGTGCCGATTCCAGTGCCGCCCGCAACTGATTCACCCGGGCCTGCAATTCATCAGTGCGCAAAAGGGCTATTATTTCACCCTTTGCAACCGGGTCGTTGTAATCCTTATGTATTTTTTTCAGCACACCGGAAATTTCACAGCCGACCTTAACCTTGGTCCTCGGTTGCAGGGTTCCGCTGGCCGAGACATTGATGCTCAGATCGCCGCGTCCAAGGGTATGTGTTTTATAGCGGATCGGTTCACCGTTGCCGACCAGAGCCTGCCACAAAACGACAACGATTATAGTACTCAAACTCATCCAGAAAAGAACACGTTTACGGAGCGGCTTACGTCTCTCTTCCAAGGATGAAGCTTCAAAGCTACGCTCCGGACTCTGTATATCAGACATACTTCCTCCTCATGCAGGAAGGGAAAAACTGGCAGAACCGGGGGAGGCCGGTTCTGCCGCAAGCCGGGACAACCATAACCCGGCCTAAGTAAGGGGAGCCCTTAAATTTATTCAACTGTTTCATCCGCTTGAAATTCAAGGATATCGCCGGGCTGGCAATCAAGGAATCTACAGACGGCATCAAGCGTGCTGAACCTGATGGCCTTGGCCTTTCCGGTCTTGAGTACGGAAAGGTTCTGCGGGGTTATCCCCACAGCCTCTGCCAGTTCCTTGGATGAAACCTTTCTTTTAGCCAGCATCACATCGAGGTTAATAAGTATCGCCATATCAACCCCTTAAATTGTCAGCTCAGCTTCATCCTGAAGCTTGCGGCCTTCGTCCATTACCCACGAGATTGCCAGAATCACGCAGGCAACTACGATGTTCCCGATATTGGCATCATCAATATTCACACAAACCAGCCGGTCACCCACTTCATTATTCATAGTCGCAATGTAGGAGACAGCGGCCTGCGTAAACGGATAAATAAGCTCACCGACGAGCAATGCCCAGGCGGCTCTATTGTAACAGACGGAATTCTCCGCTGTGAATATCTTGCCCTGTGAATAGAGCCCGAAAAGATTAACCAGTTGCCAGAGGCAAAACATGCCCAAAGCTGCATAAGGAGCTGAAGCAAGCAGCCCCAGCACTCTTTGCGTGTCTGTCAACGGCCCGAGAAACTCCGGATCAAGTTCAAACAAAAATTCTGAAACAAAAAACGCTTCAGGGTCACCGTCAAACAGAAACCATGCGGTAATTTCAAAAATCGGAAGCGCGATCAGCATCAGCAGAAATGCATATTTCAAAAAAATGCTCATTTTTTTAATCTTGTTCATTTGTCTCTCCGTGAAAAATTCTTATCCCGTTTTCTGATTCACGATTTACGGCAATGAATTATCGTTTGTCAATAACTTTTTACTCTTCACCATTAATCAAAACTCGGTAGAGCACAAAAAAAGACAGCAGAACCTAGTTCAACTGTCTCAATCCACAAGCAAAATATCTTGATAATTCTAATCGTGATCAACGTAAAAATGATCAAAAATGTCAGGCAGGTTCTCCCAGTCCGGCAGACAGGAAGCCGTAAACCACGGAGTTTCAATGCGCAGACAGTGCAGCTTCATGCGCCCCTTGCTGCCGCCATACTTCACATCTCCTGCAATGGGAAAACCACGCGAGGAAAGCTGGACCCTGATCTGGTGGGTGCGTCCGGTGTGCAACTTGACCATGAGCAGCGATGAATCACGGTCTGTTTTGATTGCCCGCACAGAACAGGAGGCGTTCTTTCCGGAGCCGACAACCATCTTCTCCCGGCCTTTAGGTCCGCGCTTCTCCATTCGGTCTTGCAGCCCGGTCCAGCCTTCACGCTTCCACTCACCTTCCACCTGCGCGAGATAAAATTTGCCCCCCTCGCCGTGTTCGGCAAAGAAATCGGACAGATTCTTCTGCCCCTGATGGGACTTTCCGGCCAGAACCACCCCGGAAGTATCGCGGTCCAGCCGATGGGCCGGAGCCGGTTTGTAAGCAGCATCCGCAAACATGAAAAGAAGGCGGTCGGCAACGCAGTCATCATGCCCGGTGCCGCCTTGAGTGGGCAGTCCGGCAGGCTTACACACCGCCAGATAATTGTCGTCTTCGTAAATTATTTCCAGCGTAGGCAGCTTTCTGACTTGCTGCTCCTCTGCCTTGTAAGGCGGAATGCGTACAGTCTGGCCTTCTTTGACCAGATCAAAAGGCTTGCAGCGGCCCTTATCCACGCGCACATTGCCCTTGCGAATCCAGCGCATAATGGCCGAGCGGGGAACATCTTTCCCCACCCGCCTTTCAAGAAAGCGAACTAATTTCTGCCCTGCTTCCTGCTTAGTTACTTCTACAAATTCAGCTGCCATTTACAACAAACTAGGTAAAAAAGTCACAGTAGCCGGAACTGCGAGCATCAACGCGACAAGTACCACATAGGCAATCATGAAATAGCTGACGCCGAGAAATACCCGGTCAATAGACACATCCTCAGCCATGGAGGCCACAATAAAAGTCGTCACGCCCACAGGAGGGGTGATGGCTCCGAGGGTAGTCACAATGGTGATTAAAACTCCGAACCAGACCGGATCATAGCCCATGGCACTGACGATGGGGAAAAATATGGGGATGGTGATCAAAAGCAGAGCCAAGGCATCCATGACCATACCGCCGATTACGTAGATCACGCAGATAAGCAGGATGATTACTGTGGGCGGAATGGGCAACGCGGCCACGAAATTAGCGGCTTCAAAAGGAATGCGGGTCACAGCCAGAAAACGCCCGAAAATTACCGCGCCGAGCATGACCGTCATGATCATGCAGGAAACCTTGAGCGTATCGCTCACTGCGGCGGCAAAACGCTTGAAGGTCATCTCACGGGAAATAATGCTGATCAAAAGCGCAAATGCCGCCCCGGCAGCCCCGGCCTCGGTGGGGGTAAACCAGCCCGCAAAAAGACCGCCCATAACCAGCACAAAAAGAATAATCATCTCAATGGAACCGGGCAATGAAGCAAGCTTTTCCTTGAAGGAAACTTCCGGTCCGGCCGGACCCCAGTCAGGATTGCTCACGCACATCATGTACACGGTGAGCAGGAAGAAAACACAGAGCAGAATTCCGGGAATTACCCCGCCCATGAACAGCCTGCTGATGGATTCCCCGGTCTGCAACCCGATGATGATCAGCACCACACTGGGAGGAATGACTACCCCGAGGGTGGCCCCGGCGGCAACCGATCCGGTGGAAAGGATGGGGTTATATTTGAATTTCTTCATTTCCGGCAGAGCCACGGTGGACATGGTCGCGGCAGTGGCGGTGTTTGAGCCGCAGATTGCCGCGAACCCGGCACAGGCCATGACCGTAGCCATGGCGATCCCGCCCCTGATATGCCCCATCCAGGCATAAGCTGCCTTGTACAGCCTCTCGTTGACCCCGGAATAAAAACAGATCTGCCCCATAAGGATGAACAGGGGAATGACGGTCAGCCCGTAGGATGAAAAAACATTCCAGATTTCAGTGCCCAGCATCCCGTAAGCGGCCTTGAGATTCAAGACCTTGGCAAAGCCGATAAACCCGATAATGCCCATGGCAAAGCCCACGGGTACACGCAGCACAAGAATAACCAGCAGCAGGCAGAGAACGCCCACAATTCCAACAGTAATCGGTTCCATAATATTAAGCGGGTTTAAGCGGTTCCCTGCCGCGCAGGATACGAAGGATATCAAGCATGACTATAAAGGCCATGGACAGGCAGCCGAAGGCCACAGCAAACACAAACGGATAAAAAGCAATACCCAGTGTCTCTGAAACTTCCTCCAGATCGTAAAGGAACATGCCCCATTTAAAAGTTTCATTGGCACAAAAAACAAAAAACACACAGGAAACCGCACTGGACAATGCATCCAGCACAACCTGCATGGATTTCGGGAAACGGTTGAACAAAAGCCCCACTGCAATATGGCTGCGGTGCAGCTGCGAGAAGCCCAGAGAAAATCCGGCGGTCACCGCGCCCAGGAATCCCATCAGCTCAAAAGTTCCCTTAACCGGAACCCAGACCGCACGCGAAACCATGTTCGCACAGGCCAGAATTATCATCAGCGTCAATGCCGCCCCGGCAATTACCGCCAGAATACGGCAAATCCAAATCGCTGTTTTTTCTAAAAATTCAATCATAATATTCTATTTGCCTCCGGCGGCTGGGGRAGGATAACTTTTGGGAAAAGTTCCCCTTCCCCAGACCCCATCCCCTCAAAACTTTTTAATATGCTTCGCACGTAGCGAACAAAGACGCCCTTCGAGTAGTCAAACGGCGAAGCCTTAATAAAAGGTTTTGGGATTCTTAACCCCTTTTGCAAAAGGGGTTAAGGCCCCCGGCAGGGTCCCCGAAGGGCCGCCGGAGACATCTTAATTACTTTTCATATTTAACGCGGGAAGCTTCCACGTCGGAAAGTACGGCAGCTCCGTCAATATCTTTAGCTGCGGCTTTCTTTTTCCAGTCATCGATCAGCGGCAGGGTCTTATCCTTGATGGCTTTCATGTCCGCATCAGACAACTCGATCATTTCGATAGAGTACTTATCCTTGGCCCATGCAAGAGAACGGGTAACGTGCTCATCCATGTACTTTCCGGTCCACTCAGCCTGCTCGCGGCCAAGATCGTTCAGTACTTTTTTGACATCATCAGGCAGTGCGTTCCATGAATTCTTGTTCATGATGATTGCGAAAGGATAAACAGCGGTATCGGTCTTGGTTTCGTAGCGGCAGATTTCCGCGAAGTTCAGATCTTTGAGCACTTCGAAAGAGGAGAACAAACCTTTAACCACACCCTTCTGCAGAGCTTCGGGAGTTGCGGACATGGGCATGGAAACCGGAGTCGCGCCGAGGGATTCAAGAATCTTGGACAGAATACCGGAAGCACGGACTTCAAGCCCTTTGAGGTCGGCAAGAGTACGCACCGGAGTTTTAGTCATAAGATTGGAAGGCGCGGAGGTGAACATGGTCAGCACCTTGAATTTACGAAACTCCTTGGGCTGGTACTTCATGTACAGATCCCAGAGGGCAAGGCTGGCGGAAGTGGATGAGGTAAATCCCAGAGGAAGTTCAAACACGGAACAAAGCGGGAAAACACCCGGATGATATGCAAGGCTGACGCAACCGATATCGGCCTGTCCCTGCATTACGCCGCGCAGGGTATTTTTTGCGCCCAGCAGGGTTGAGCCGGGATAGGTCTGCACCTGAACTTTACCGTTTGTTCTTTTTTCCACTTCCTGCTTCCAGCGTTCCATCTGGACACAGGGGAAAGTTTTAGCGGGCGGAAAGTTGGCATAGCTGAGACTGACATCCGCTGCAGATCCAACGGACGCTGAACAAAGCAGTGATACGCAAAACATCAAAACAGAAAGAATTCCGGCAATTTTCCCGGTTCTCATCATCACTTCCTCCATTGTAAGGGCTTACTTTTGATTTGGCAGCGAAGCAGGGCAAGGCAACTTCACCGAAAAGGCAGGGTTACAATTACATATGAAAGGACCTCCCGCAAGGAACGGGAGGCCCGGTTAAACAGCTTACTGGCCCATGTTCAGTTCATAGGCCATAATCAGAGTCTTCCGGTGTTTGATTCCCAGAGAACCGGGATAAGTATTCATGATAACATACAGTTCTTTATCACCGTCATTATCGATATCAGCTACACCGTATCCGGAGACAGTTCCTTTGATACGGCGGGTCTTCCATGCCAGGTTCAGACCGACTCCATCCCAGAATTCAGAATGAATTTCGCCCTGAGCAAAACTTTTATAGTTTGAGAACACCTGACCGGCAATGGAAAGGTCCTTGTTCAGCAGAACTTCCTTTTTGTTGGGATCGGAAATGGAAACGACCTGAATGGGCATGGGAATAAAATACATGGTCTCCATCCTTTCCGACTTTTTCATCTCGTTCATCCCAAGGGCTTTGGAAATAATCTCCAGGCTTACCGCAGAAGAGTTGAATTTTTCCGCACTCTCATAAAGCGGTTCAAGGTTCTTGTCATAAAGGTTGATACGTCCATATTTATTAAGAACGATAATCTTGTAATCATCATCTTTAACGGGCAGATAGGTAAGATTAAAGACATTGGAAAATTCGGGGACATTCATCTTGCGCACGAGAAGAAGTTCGCCATTGGAGAAGGTATACTCCACCATGTGCTTGGAATAAAATGTCCGGTTAGGATCAAGGCGCTGCCCTATGATTGTTTCGGTAAAGTTAGGCGGAGTCCTGATAACGGAAAGAAAGTTCTTACTGCGGTCCAGCAGAACTCTGGGACTATTGTTCTTGAATGAGAGAATGTAGGAGAACGGTTTCCTGTCTACTTCAGTGCAAAGCACCACCTCGTAAACTCCGTCACGGTCAACGTCGATAGCACTGACCTTCAGTCCGGAAGCACGGTTGGAGTATTTATAAGCGACAACCTCTTTCAACCGCTGACCGTCAATCTTCATGACCTTGACATCGGTATCAGTAAGCACAACCAGATCTTTTTTACCGTCCCCGGTTACATCCTGCACAAAGCCGCCACGGTTGACGAACTTCATGGACTGACTGCGCCAACGGCCCGGTGTTTCTGTACCGCCCTGATACCTGAACTGAGGGTTAATTTTACTTTCCAACACCTTACCGGCTCCGGCAGCGGTGACAAACTCAGGGTTCATGGGGCTGTCGGGACGAGCTTCTTCACGCTTCTGCTCTTGCTCGTTAGCAGCCTTGCTACCCGGCTTCTTGAACAGTTCACCCTTGATATCCTGAGCGATTCCGTCAATGGCAGGAATCAACTCGGAAATGGTGGTCTGGGCACTTTTGGTCCAGGAATGGCCGTCGCCGTTGATCATACTTACGTCAACGGAAGCCTTCTTACCTGCAATTACAACAGAACCGACAGCGATATAGTCAACGCCCAGAGTCTGAACTTTTTTGATCTCGTCCATTTTGTCCTTGGGCAGATCAGCCTCTTTAAGATCATTAGAACCGGCTATGGGCTCAAAATGCCCGGTCCAGTTCAGGCGGGAAGTAAGCATGGTCTGAACGCCGCGACTCAAATATTTGTACTGGGCGGGACCGTTGATTTCAAATGGATAAACGGCATAGGTGCGTGCCACCTGTGCATAGGCCGCTGAGGCGGTCAGCATGAAAAGTGCTACAATAAAAAAAATGACTAAACGACGAAATGCCATCGTTAATCCTCCAGATTAAATTTAAGGAAATATATTCTATGATTACAATCTATTACACAACAAAACATTTAGACAAGCCAAACTGTTCCGGCAATACGGAAGCTGCCGCATTCTTGAAAACGGGTAAAACGCTTGTAGCAGCTAATGCAGCAGGACGCAAAGTTTAAGATGGAAACAGCCTCCCCGGACCCTTGTCAAATACGCGCTGCTGATTTATCTGTCTTGCTCCTGTTTACAAGGTTTTTTGTAATTTTCTGATGATCCGGCCTGTCATTCTAAAGTTGTATCAGGCTATAAATTTACATAATTTTACCATTTTTTGCGGCTCCCAGCTTCTACACTTTTCTATGTCTTCAAGCCGCAACCTATCATTTATGAGTACAGTTTTAAGAACATTCAGGCTGGTCTGCTCCCCCAAGGACGTGGACACAGTGGAAGAACTGCTCCGCGCACAGGGTTTTGAATTCAGGCCGGAACCGTTTTATTCCATGGCCCGCATTCTGGAAAAAGAGCCTTTTCCGCTGGGAGAATCCGTAGCCGCAAGATTCGGGCGGATTTACATTCAGGACCGCTCCTCAATGCTGCCCCCGCTCATGCTGGCACCGGAGGAAGGCGATGTGGTGCTGGACATGTGCGCCGCTCCGGGAAGTAAAACAGGACTGCTGGCCCGACTGGTAGGACGTAACGGCTTCGTGCTGGCCAGTGAACCGTCCAGTGACCGACTGGCACTGCTGCGTCAGAACCTGCGCAAAGTACAGGCTGTGAATACCGCAACTGTACATTACGAATCCCAGAAACTTCCCCTGCCCCCATCAAGCTGGAAGGCCATCCAACTTGACCCGCCCTGCAGCGGCTGGGGTACCCTGAACAAAAATCCCAAGGCCATGGAAGTCTGGAAGGGCGAGAAAACCGTCCCGCTGGTCAACCTGCAACGCAAATTGCTGACCAAGGCATACGAACTGCTGGCTCCCGGAGGACGGCTGATCTACTCCACTTGCACCACCAATGTGCAGGAGAACGAAGAACAGACCCGCTTCGCCACTGAAGAACTGGGATATGAACTTTTCGATCTCCCGCGTCCCGAAGGATTCACCATTGCCGACCCGCTGTTGCCGGGTATGGACGGAGTACTGCGAGTGGACGGTTCCGGCGGCGGGCAGGGATTCTATCTCTGCGGTCTGCGCAAACCGGGTGAGGAAGAACTGCAAATCCCGGACAGCTGCAACCCTCCGGGCAAAAAAGTGAATCTCAAAAAAACCGAAATCCCGGACTCAGTTGATTTTTCCGCCCTGCCTGAAGGGGAAATATACGAATTCAAAGGCAAGGCCATGTTCCTGAACAAACACGCCCTTGAAATTCTGCCCAAGGAGTTGCGCTGGCAGGGATTCCACATCGGCAAGCTCAACCGGGATAAATTCAGGCCGGACCCTTTCGCACGCTGCCTGCTCCCGGAAAAACCGGACAGCTCGGCACTGGTAATTGAAAATCCGCAGGACATAACCAACCTGCTGGCCGGACAAAGCCTCACCGCCCCGCCCAAAGGCAAAGGCCCTGTAGGCTTATACTATAAAGACATGCTGCTCGGATTCAACGGGAAGAAAGGTTCCCGTTTTATCTGGACGGACAAGTAATATAAGGATTTATTAACATAATGAACGGAACCAACCGCCGCCTGCAAAGGCTTTTTGACAAGGAAAGCGGAAACTCGCTGATCCTGGCCCTCGACCACGGAGCCAATGAAGGCATGATCGAAGGACTGGGCTCCATCCAGTCCATTCTGGAATCACTGCCCGCTTCCGGTGTTCAGGGAGTCATCCTCAACAAAGGACTGGCCCGCCATTACGGACACTTAGTGCCTTCTGATGTAAACCTCATCATCCAGCTCAATGCCGGAACAAGGCACGGCTCGCCCTCGTACAATAAAAACATCGTCTGCTCCATTTCCGAAGCATTACGCCTCGGCGCGGACGCTGTTTCCATGCACGTGAATATCGGCAATGAGCTGGAAGACCGCATGCTGGTGGATCTCGGCGAAATTACCGATGAAGCGCATCAGCTGGGTATCCCGGTACTGGCCACAGTGCTCGCGCGCGGCA from the Desulfovibrio sp. JC010 genome contains:
- a CDS encoding ABC transporter ATP-binding protein, producing the protein MIELKNVSRIYNTGGVEVRALDGIDMTINNGEFVAVMGSSGSGKSTTMNILGCLDSPSSGSYSFEGLEITSLNRNQKARLRQQYLGFVFQGFNLLSRTTAVENVELPLVYRGIGKKERRKMAHAALDKVGLGDRALHTTSEMSGGQQQRVAIARAIVCNPFLLLADEPTGNLDSERSTEIMELLSSLQAEQGITVVMVTHEPEMALWASRTIQFRDGRIVREGH
- a CDS encoding RluA family pseudouridine synthase, which gives rise to MAAEFVEVTKQEAGQKLVRFLERRVGKDVPRSAIMRWIRKGNVRVDKGRCKPFDLVKEGQTVRIPPYKAEEQQVRKLPTLEIIYEDDNYLAVCKPAGLPTQGGTGHDDCVADRLLFMFADAAYKPAPAHRLDRDTSGVVLAGKSHQGQKNLSDFFAEHGEGGKFYLAQVEGEWKREGWTGLQDRMEKRGPKGREKMVVGSGKNASCSVRAIKTDRDSSLLMVKLHTGRTHQIRVQLSSRGFPIAGDVKYGGSKGRMKLHCLRIETPWFTASCLPDWENLPDIFDHFYVDHD
- a CDS encoding RsmB/NOP family class I SAM-dependent RNA methyltransferase, with product MSTVLRTFRLVCSPKDVDTVEELLRAQGFEFRPEPFYSMARILEKEPFPLGESVAARFGRIYIQDRSSMLPPLMLAPEEGDVVLDMCAAPGSKTGLLARLVGRNGFVLASEPSSDRLALLRQNLRKVQAVNTATVHYESQKLPLPPSSWKAIQLDPPCSGWGTLNKNPKAMEVWKGEKTVPLVNLQRKLLTKAYELLAPGGRLIYSTCTTNVQENEEQTRFATEELGYELFDLPRPEGFTIADPLLPGMDGVLRVDGSGGGQGFYLCGLRKPGEEELQIPDSCNPPGKKVNLKKTEIPDSVDFSALPEGEIYEFKGKAMFLNKHALEILPKELRWQGFHIGKLNRDKFRPDPFARCLLPEKPDSSALVIENPQDITNLLAGQSLTAPPKGKGPVGLYYKDMLLGFNGKKGSRFIWTDK
- a CDS encoding TRAP transporter large permease; translated protein: MEPITVGIVGVLCLLLVILVLRVPVGFAMGIIGFIGFAKVLNLKAAYGMLGTEIWNVFSSYGLTVIPLFILMGQICFYSGVNERLYKAAYAWMGHIRGGIAMATVMACAGFAAICGSNTATAATMSTVALPEMKKFKYNPILSTGSVAAGATLGVVIPPSVVLIIIGLQTGESISRLFMGGVIPGILLCVFFLLTVYMMCVSNPDWGPAGPEVSFKEKLASLPGSIEMIILFVLVMGGLFAGWFTPTEAGAAGAAFALLISIISREMTFKRFAAAVSDTLKVSCMIMTVMLGAVIFGRFLAVTRIPFEAANFVAALPIPPTVIILLICVIYVIGGMVMDALALLLITIPIFFPIVSAMGYDPVWFGVLITIVTTLGAITPPVGVTTFIVASMAEDVSIDRVFLGVSYFMIAYVVLVALMLAVPATVTFLPSLL
- a CDS encoding DUF2975 domain-containing protein, whose product is MNKIKKMSIFLKYAFLLMLIALPIFEITAWFLFDGDPEAFFVSEFLFELDPEFLGPLTDTQRVLGLLASAPYAALGMFCLWQLVNLFGLYSQGKIFTAENSVCYNRAAWALLVGELIYPFTQAAVSYIATMNNEVGDRLVCVNIDDANIGNIVVACVILAISWVMDEGRKLQDEAELTI
- a CDS encoding ABC transporter permease yields the protein MFLQSVMLSFRALWRNKLRSCLTVLGIVIGVSSVISVVVIGQGASRKLTNEISSLGSRMIIITPEEENGVGFAGETTNIVPFKNADVETLKREFPDCLGVAPVTESAVVAVYGNNNCRTAVTGTESSYFMIRKWEASSGRFFSPREEKAGKSVCIIGEKVSKTLFKGLDPVGNSVRIDRFAYQVVGVLKSKGGSMVGKEQDDVILVPLKLFQRRISGNKDVDMILVGSGPGQDSTSLKMQLKQVMKELRPVPTGHGNNFTIEDMKEIIRTVKKQTSVFTTFISAIAAISLLVGGIGIMNIMLVSVTERTREIGIRLAVGAQERDILYQFLVEAVVLSLFGGLVGIILGLVIPLFVTGYMKIPFVIDLRIILISFVFSGFVGIVFGYFPARRAARMNPIDALRHE
- a CDS encoding TRAP transporter substrate-binding protein; translated protein: MRTGKIAGILSVLMFCVSLLCSASVGSAADVSLSYANFPPAKTFPCVQMERWKQEVEKRTNGKVQVQTYPGSTLLGAKNTLRGVMQGQADIGCVSLAYHPGVFPLCSVFELPLGFTSSTSASLALWDLYMKYQPKEFRKFKVLTMFTSAPSNLMTKTPVRTLADLKGLEVRASGILSKILESLGATPVSMPMSATPEALQKGVVKGLFSSFEVLKDLNFAEICRYETKTDTAVYPFAIIMNKNSWNALPDDVKKVLNDLGREQAEWTGKYMDEHVTRSLAWAKDKYSIEMIELSDADMKAIKDKTLPLIDDWKKKAAAKDIDGAAVLSDVEASRVKYEK
- a CDS encoding FG-GAP-like repeat-containing protein, with amino-acid sequence MAFRRLVIFFIVALFMLTASAAYAQVARTYAVYPFEINGPAQYKYLSRGVQTMLTSRLNWTGHFEPIAGSNDLKEADLPKDKMDEIKKVQTLGVDYIAVGSVVIAGKKASVDVSMINGDGHSWTKSAQTTISELIPAIDGIAQDIKGELFKKPGSKAANEQEQKREEARPDSPMNPEFVTAAGAGKVLESKINPQFRYQGGTETPGRWRSQSMKFVNRGGFVQDVTGDGKKDLVVLTDTDVKVMKIDGQRLKEVVAYKYSNRASGLKVSAIDVDRDGVYEVVLCTEVDRKPFSYILSFKNNSPRVLLDRSKNFLSVIRTPPNFTETIIGQRLDPNRTFYSKHMVEYTFSNGELLLVRKMNVPEFSNVFNLTYLPVKDDDYKIIVLNKYGRINLYDKNLEPLYESAEKFNSSAVSLEIISKALGMNEMKKSERMETMYFIPMPIQVVSISDPNKKEVLLNKDLSIAGQVFSNYKSFAQGEIHSEFWDGVGLNLAWKTRRIKGTVSGYGVADIDNDGDKELYVIMNTYPGSLGIKHRKTLIMAYELNMGQ
- a CDS encoding efflux RND transporter periplasmic adaptor subunit, which gives rise to MSDIQSPERSFEASSLEERRKPLRKRVLFWMSLSTIIVVVLWQALVGNGEPIRYKTHTLGRGDLSINVSASGTLQPRTKVKVGCEISGVLKKIHKDYNDPVAKGEIIALLRTDELQARVNQLRAALESAQATVLKCEAALDDKSVEHRRTRKLRSGNAVSQKALDSSRTAEKLASAELAGARAQVKQARANLLEAEANLKKAVIVSPIDGLVLVRHVERGQAVSSNLQTPELFTIAAGLKDMRLELNIDEADVGRIKPGQQAVFTVDAYPERKFRGVLEKLRFSPQRVQGVVTYVGIFAVKNSDLALRPGMTAAAKIETRKVRDKLLVPNAALRFTPPETVPEESRNTPSPKNANVWLLRDGFPERVEVDKGSSDGRFTEIRSDELAAGDEIVLSRIENVAENSMSFSFE
- a CDS encoding TRAP transporter small permease gives rise to the protein MIEFLEKTAIWICRILAVIAGAALTLMIILACANMVSRAVWVPVKGTFELMGFLGAVTAGFSLGFSQLHRSHIAVGLLFNRFPKSMQVVLDALSSAVSCVFFVFCANETFKWGMFLYDLEEVSETLGIAFYPFVFAVAFGCLSMAFIVMLDILRILRGREPLKPA
- a CDS encoding helix-turn-helix transcriptional regulator; amino-acid sequence: MAILINLDVMLAKRKVSSKELAEAVGITPQNLSVLKTGKAKAIRFSTLDAVCRFLDCQPGDILEFQADETVE